In Apteryx mantelli isolate bAptMan1 chromosome 16, bAptMan1.hap1, whole genome shotgun sequence, a single genomic region encodes these proteins:
- the PLK1 gene encoding serine/threonine-protein kinase PLK1, with protein MSAAGGKAARPPGAAAAAAADPGRAGGAAAAGGKEVPKVLVDPRTRRSYVRGRFLGKGGFARCYELAEAESREVFAGKVVPKSLLVKPHQKEKMSMEIAIHRSLAHRHVVGFQGFFEDADFVYVVLELCRRRSLLELHKRRKALSEPEVRYYLRQTILGCQYLHSRRVIHRDLKLGNLFLSDEMEVKIGDFGLATKVEYDGERKKTLCGTPNYIAPEVLGKKGHSFEVDIWSIGCIMYTLLVGKPPFETSCLKETYIRIKKNEYTIPKHINPVAANLIQKMLRSDPATRPTIDELLNDEFFTSGYIPNRLPTSCLTVAPRFSIAPSGLDLNGRKPLTALNKGPDSPALESLPEKDDVAGLRELGDAVDCHLADMLQQLTAVNSAKPSERVVVRQEEAEDPACIPIFWVSKWVDYSDKYGLGYQLCDNSVGVLFNDSTRLIMYNDGDSLQYIEQNSTESYFTVRSYPSALNKKITLLKYFRNYMSEHLLKAGANITPREGDELARLPYLCTWFRTRSAIILHLSNGTVQINFFQDHTKVILCPLMAAVTYIDEKRDFRTYKLSLIEEHGCCKELASRLRYARTMVEKLLSSKSGSARVKPSV; from the exons atgagcgcggcgggcgggaaggcggcgcggccgccgggcgcagcggcggcggcggcggcggatccggggcgggcgggcggcgcggcggcggcgggcggcaagGAGGTGCCCAAGGTGCTGGTGGACCCGCGGACGCGGCGCAGCTACGTGCGCGGGCGCTTCCTGGGCAAGGGCGGCTTCGCGCGGTGCTACGAGCTGGCCGAGGCCGAGAGCCGCGAGGTGTTCGCCGGCAAGGTGGTGCCCAAGTCGCTGCTGGTGAAGCCGCACCAGAAGGAGAAGATGTCCATGGAGATCGCCATCCACCGCAGCCTGGCGCACCGCCACGTCGTCGGCTTCCAGGGCTTCTTCGAGGACGCCGACTTCGTCTACGTGGTGCTGGAGCTCTGCCGCCGCCGG TCGCTGCTGGAGCTGCACAAGCGGCGGAAGGCGCTGAGCGAGCCCGAGGTGCGCTACTACCTGCGCCAGACCATCCTGGGCTGCCAGTACCTCCACAGCCGCCGCGTCATCCACCGCGACCTCAAGCTGGGCAACCTCTTCCTCAGCGACGAGATGGAGGTGAAGATCG GTGACTTTGGCCTGGCCACCAAAGTGGAGTATGACGGCGAGCGTAAGAAGACCTTGTGTGGGACCCCGAACTACATTGCCCCAGAGGTGCTGGGCAAGAAGGGGCACAGCTTCGAGGTGGACATCTGGTCCATCGGCTGCATCAT GTACACTCTGCTGGTAGGGAAACCGCCTTTTGAAACCTCTTGTCTAAAGGAAACTTACATCCGAATTAAGAAGAATGAATATACCATCCCCAAG CACATCAACCCTGTAGCTGCTAACCTCATCCAGAAGATGCTGAGGTCTGACCCTGCCACGCGCCCGACTATCGACGAGTTGCTGAATGATGAGTTCTTCACGTCAGGATACATCCCCAACCGCTTGCCCACCAGCTGTCTCACCGTCGCACCTAGGTTTTCAATTGCTCCCAGCGGGCTTGATCTGAACGGGCGAAAGCCACTGACTGCACTCAACAAAG GACCAGACAGCCCTGCACTAGAGAGCTTGCCTGAAAAAGATGATGTAGCTGGGCTGCGGGAGCTGGGAGATGCTGTTGACTGTCACTTAGCAGACATGTTACAGCAGCTGACTGCAGTCAATTCAGCCAAGCCATCTGAGAGAGTGGTGGTGAGACAAG AAGAGGCTGAAGACCCAGCCTGCATTCCTATCTTCTGGGTTAGCAAATGGGTGGACTACTCAGATAAATATGGTCTAG GTTATCAGCTGTGCGACAACAGTGTTGGAGTTCTCTTCAATGACTCCACTCGTCTTATTATGTATAATGACGGGGACAGCTTGCAGTACATCGAGCAAAACAGCACAGAGTCCTACTTCACTGTGAGATCCTATCCCTCTGCCTTGAACAAGAAG ATAACACTATTGAAATACTTCCGGAACTACATGAGCGAGCACCTGCTGAAGGCAGGTGCTAACATCACGCCTCGGGAAGGAGATGAGCTGGCTCGTTTACCCTACCTCTGCACGTGGTTCCGGACCCGCAGCGCCATTATCCTGCACCTCAGCAATGGCACTGTGCAGATCAACTTCTTCCAG GACCACACCAAAGTCATCTTGTGCCCTCTCATGGCTGCTGTCACATACATAGATGAGAAACGGGACTTCCGCACGTACAAGCTGAGTCTCATCGAGGAACATGGATGCTGCAAGGAGCTGGCCAGCCGGCTCCGCTACGCTCGCACCATGGTGGAGAAGCTCCTCAGCTCAAAGTCTGGCTCAGCCCGCGTGAAACCTTCTGTTTAG